A window from Dermacentor albipictus isolate Rhodes 1998 colony chromosome 10, USDA_Dalb.pri_finalv2, whole genome shotgun sequence encodes these proteins:
- the LOC135911490 gene encoding 4-galactosyl-N-acetylglucosaminide 3-alpha-L-fucosyltransferase FUT6-like isoform X1: MLINCEKLLRGLSRAVTTAWVCSRAGKGTLDAMRVIMLRQKNFKYFYFAAAIFSLSLLLLSLLKTGVSNEDNAIAPASLPYGDADALSPSYRILVWDVGKRMARRFLRSFGDTEKDPFASCSVRNCVLETSNDRIADADAVMFHLHLTKGPHTLPNSRRRPGQFWIFFTDESPLHTFLLTRRYNMSHYNGLFNLSMTYRGDSDVPVPYGRTVQLSEAPGDQDVAVSRDYAASKNKLVAILGSNCGGANLRWPYVKELAKHVKVDVYGGCGTRVCPGHFTRDCDVTKEYKFYLAFENSNCREYVTEKLWWNAYHKEVVPVVMGASKQEYARLAPPHSFIHVEDFRDPEDLARYLLYLDGNASAYNEYFAWKSKYAVRNEHGYFGSPSLHLCRMCEAVNSLQGTTKVYNNLESFWNPKTDCRPPVWVPTY, translated from the exons ATGCTAATTAACTGCGAGAAATTGCTTAGAGGCCTTTCACGTGCAGTAACGACTGCCTGGGTATGCTCAC GTGCTGGGAAAGGGACGCTCGATGCTATGCGGGTGATCATGCTCCGGCAGAAGAACTTCAAGTACTTCTActtcgcggccgccatcttttcGCTCAGTCTTCTCCTCCTGTCCCTGCTGAAGACCGGTGTGAGCAACGAGGACAACGCGATCGCGCCCGCGTCGCTGCCGTACGGCGACGCGGACGCCTTGTCGCCGTCTTACAGGATCCTCGTCTGGGACGTCGGCAAGCGCATGGCGAGAAGGTTCCTGCGCTCCTTCGGCGACACCGAGAAGGACCCGTTCGCGTCGTGCAGCGTGCGAAACTGCGTCCTGGAAACCTCCAACGACAGGATCGCCGACGCGGACGCCGTCATGTTTCACCTGCACCTCACCAAGGGGCCCCACACGCTGCCAAACTCCCGCAGGAGGCCCGGCCAGTTCTGGATCTTCTTCACCGACGAGTCCCCGCTGCACACGTTCCTGCTTACCAGGCGCTACAACATGAGCCACTACAACGGCCTGTTCAACCTGAGCATGACTTACCGCGGCGACTCCGACGTGCCAGTGCCTTACGGCCGGACGGTCCAGCTGTCCGAGGCTCCCGGTGACCAGGACGTCGCGGTGTCGCGAGACTACGCGGCCTCGAAGAACAAGCTAGTAGCCATCTTGGGTAGCAACTGCGGCGGGGCCAACTTGCGCTGGCCGTACGTCAAGGAGCTAGCCAAGCACGTCAAGGTGGACGTCTACGGCGGCTGCGGCACCAGGGTCTGCCCGGGACACTTCACGCGTGACTGTGACGTCACTAAGGAGTACAAGTTTTACCTGGCCTTCGAGAACAGCAACTGCCGCGAGTACGTAACCGAGAAGCTCTGGTGGAACGCCTACCACAAGGAGGTCGTGCCCGTCGTCATGGGCGCGTCCAAGCAGGAGTACGCCAGGCTGGCGCCGCCACATTCCTTCATCCACGTGGAGGACTTCAGGGACCCCGAAGACCTTGCCAGGTACCTGCTGTACTTGGACGGCAACGCGAGTGCCTACAACGAGTATTTCGCGTGGAAGAGCAAGTACGCGGTGAGAAACGAGCACGGCTACTTTGGCTCCCCGTCGCTTCATTTGTGTCGGATGTGCGAGGCTGTGAATAGCCTTCAGGGCACGACCAAGGTCTACAACAACCTCGAGAGCTTCTGGAATCCCAAGACGGACTGCCGGCCCCCCGTGTGGGTGCCTACTTACTAA
- the LOC135911490 gene encoding 4-galactosyl-N-acetylglucosaminide 3-alpha-L-fucosyltransferase FUT6-like isoform X2, with protein sequence MRVIMLRQKNFKYFYFAAAIFSLSLLLLSLLKTGVSNEDNAIAPASLPYGDADALSPSYRILVWDVGKRMARRFLRSFGDTEKDPFASCSVRNCVLETSNDRIADADAVMFHLHLTKGPHTLPNSRRRPGQFWIFFTDESPLHTFLLTRRYNMSHYNGLFNLSMTYRGDSDVPVPYGRTVQLSEAPGDQDVAVSRDYAASKNKLVAILGSNCGGANLRWPYVKELAKHVKVDVYGGCGTRVCPGHFTRDCDVTKEYKFYLAFENSNCREYVTEKLWWNAYHKEVVPVVMGASKQEYARLAPPHSFIHVEDFRDPEDLARYLLYLDGNASAYNEYFAWKSKYAVRNEHGYFGSPSLHLCRMCEAVNSLQGTTKVYNNLESFWNPKTDCRPPVWVPTY encoded by the coding sequence ATGCGGGTGATCATGCTCCGGCAGAAGAACTTCAAGTACTTCTActtcgcggccgccatcttttcGCTCAGTCTTCTCCTCCTGTCCCTGCTGAAGACCGGTGTGAGCAACGAGGACAACGCGATCGCGCCCGCGTCGCTGCCGTACGGCGACGCGGACGCCTTGTCGCCGTCTTACAGGATCCTCGTCTGGGACGTCGGCAAGCGCATGGCGAGAAGGTTCCTGCGCTCCTTCGGCGACACCGAGAAGGACCCGTTCGCGTCGTGCAGCGTGCGAAACTGCGTCCTGGAAACCTCCAACGACAGGATCGCCGACGCGGACGCCGTCATGTTTCACCTGCACCTCACCAAGGGGCCCCACACGCTGCCAAACTCCCGCAGGAGGCCCGGCCAGTTCTGGATCTTCTTCACCGACGAGTCCCCGCTGCACACGTTCCTGCTTACCAGGCGCTACAACATGAGCCACTACAACGGCCTGTTCAACCTGAGCATGACTTACCGCGGCGACTCCGACGTGCCAGTGCCTTACGGCCGGACGGTCCAGCTGTCCGAGGCTCCCGGTGACCAGGACGTCGCGGTGTCGCGAGACTACGCGGCCTCGAAGAACAAGCTAGTAGCCATCTTGGGTAGCAACTGCGGCGGGGCCAACTTGCGCTGGCCGTACGTCAAGGAGCTAGCCAAGCACGTCAAGGTGGACGTCTACGGCGGCTGCGGCACCAGGGTCTGCCCGGGACACTTCACGCGTGACTGTGACGTCACTAAGGAGTACAAGTTTTACCTGGCCTTCGAGAACAGCAACTGCCGCGAGTACGTAACCGAGAAGCTCTGGTGGAACGCCTACCACAAGGAGGTCGTGCCCGTCGTCATGGGCGCGTCCAAGCAGGAGTACGCCAGGCTGGCGCCGCCACATTCCTTCATCCACGTGGAGGACTTCAGGGACCCCGAAGACCTTGCCAGGTACCTGCTGTACTTGGACGGCAACGCGAGTGCCTACAACGAGTATTTCGCGTGGAAGAGCAAGTACGCGGTGAGAAACGAGCACGGCTACTTTGGCTCCCCGTCGCTTCATTTGTGTCGGATGTGCGAGGCTGTGAATAGCCTTCAGGGCACGACCAAGGTCTACAACAACCTCGAGAGCTTCTGGAATCCCAAGACGGACTGCCGGCCCCCCGTGTGGGTGCCTACTTACTAA